A genomic stretch from Hydrogenimonas urashimensis includes:
- a CDS encoding LL-diaminopimelate aminotransferase: protein MFDEIEFEKLKRLPKYVFAEVNELKMAARRAGEDVIDFSMGNPDGPPSEKIIEKLIESAKKPKTHGYSASKGIYKLRLAICNWYERRYGVALDPETEAVATMGSKEGYVHLVQAITNPGDTAVVPDPTYPIHSYAFMLAGGAVRKMELVFNEHYEVDEDLFFINLKKALVESVPRPKFVVVNFPHNPTTATVMPSFYERLVDMAKRERFYIISDIAYADITFDDYDTPSILSVEGAKDVAVESYTLSKSYNMAGWRVGFVVGNAKMVGALQKIKSWLDYGMFTPVQVAATIAINELGDEVQNTIEKYRRRRDVLCDAFNKAGWPIEKPRASMFVWAKIPKEALHLGSLEFSKKLLTEAKVAVSPGIGFGEYGDQYVRIALIENEKRIRQAARNIKRFLKTLKEAR, encoded by the coding sequence ATGTTTGACGAAATAGAGTTCGAAAAGCTCAAACGACTGCCGAAATATGTCTTTGCCGAAGTGAACGAGCTGAAGATGGCGGCGCGGCGCGCCGGCGAGGATGTGATCGATTTCAGCATGGGCAATCCCGACGGCCCCCCTTCGGAAAAGATTATCGAAAAACTCATCGAATCGGCGAAGAAGCCGAAAACGCACGGCTATTCGGCGAGCAAAGGGATCTACAAGCTGCGGCTGGCCATCTGCAACTGGTACGAACGCCGCTACGGGGTCGCGCTCGATCCCGAAACGGAAGCGGTGGCGACGATGGGAAGCAAAGAAGGATACGTCCATCTCGTCCAGGCGATCACCAATCCGGGGGATACGGCGGTGGTGCCCGATCCGACCTACCCGATCCACTCCTATGCCTTCATGCTGGCCGGGGGAGCGGTACGGAAGATGGAGCTGGTTTTCAACGAGCATTACGAAGTGGACGAGGATCTCTTTTTCATCAATCTCAAAAAAGCCCTGGTCGAATCGGTGCCGCGACCGAAATTCGTCGTGGTCAACTTTCCGCACAACCCGACGACGGCGACGGTGATGCCGTCGTTTTACGAGCGGCTGGTGGATATGGCGAAACGGGAGCGGTTCTACATTATCAGCGACATCGCCTATGCCGATATCACCTTCGACGACTACGATACCCCGTCGATTCTGAGTGTGGAGGGTGCCAAAGATGTGGCGGTGGAGAGCTATACACTCTCCAAAAGCTACAATATGGCGGGATGGCGAGTCGGCTTTGTCGTCGGCAATGCCAAAATGGTAGGGGCTTTGCAGAAGATCAAAAGCTGGCTCGACTACGGCATGTTCACCCCGGTTCAGGTGGCGGCGACCATCGCCATCAACGAACTCGGGGACGAAGTGCAGAATACGATCGAAAAGTATCGCAGACGGCGAGATGTGCTCTGTGACGCCTTCAACAAAGCGGGATGGCCCATCGAAAAACCGAGGGCCAGCATGTTCGTCTGGGCGAAAATCCCCAAAGAGGCACTGCATCTGGGCAGCCTGGAGTTTTCGAAGAAGCTGCTGACCGAAGCGAAAGTGGCGGTCAGCCCGGGCATCGGCTTCGGCGAATACGGCGATCAGTATGTCCGCATCGCTCTGATCGAAAACGAAAAACGCATCCGTCAGGCGGCACGCAACATCAAGCGATTTCTCAAAACGTTGAAGGAGGCCCGCTAG
- a CDS encoding homoserine dehydrogenase, protein MVQIGIIGVGTVGASVAQILENNRDIISARAGKEIVVKKGVVRNLSRARDVNIPLTDRVEEVLEDPKIDIVVELMGGVEEPYRVVRKALENGKAVVTANKALLAYHRYELQEVARDLPFEYEASVAGGIPIIKALREGLSANHIESIKGIINGTANYILTKMMTEGADFAPTLKEAQELGYAEADPTFDIGGFDAAHKLLILASIAYGIDAKPEDILIEGIESVTQEDIGFAKEFGYTIKLLGIAKKVGEFVELRVHPALVPQREMIAKVEGVMNGISVIGDKVGETMYYGPGAGGDATASAVISDIIAIARGGKSSPMLGFKRPLESGLKLLAKEAVVSKYYLRLEVADRPGVLAKVSQVMGEERISIETMLQRPGSGESASLLLATHACEERAMQEALKRLFELESVKERPVMIRIEN, encoded by the coding sequence ATGGTACAAATAGGCATTATCGGAGTCGGCACGGTGGGTGCCAGTGTCGCGCAGATTCTCGAAAACAACCGGGATATCATCTCGGCCCGGGCGGGAAAAGAGATCGTGGTCAAAAAGGGTGTGGTCAGAAATCTTTCACGCGCCAGGGATGTGAACATTCCCCTCACGGACCGGGTCGAAGAGGTGCTGGAGGACCCTAAGATCGATATCGTCGTGGAACTGATGGGAGGGGTCGAAGAGCCCTACAGGGTGGTTCGAAAAGCTCTTGAGAACGGCAAGGCGGTGGTGACGGCCAACAAGGCGCTGCTGGCGTATCATCGTTACGAACTGCAGGAGGTGGCCCGCGACCTCCCTTTCGAATACGAAGCCAGCGTCGCCGGGGGCATCCCGATCATCAAAGCGCTTCGGGAGGGGCTCAGTGCCAACCATATCGAGTCGATCAAGGGCATCATCAACGGCACGGCCAACTACATTCTGACCAAAATGATGACGGAAGGGGCCGATTTCGCTCCGACACTGAAAGAGGCCCAGGAACTAGGATACGCCGAGGCCGACCCGACATTCGACATCGGCGGTTTCGATGCGGCGCACAAACTGCTGATTCTCGCGTCGATCGCCTACGGTATCGATGCGAAACCCGAAGATATTCTGATCGAGGGAATCGAGTCGGTCACACAGGAGGACATCGGATTCGCCAAGGAGTTCGGATATACCATCAAACTCCTGGGTATCGCCAAGAAGGTGGGCGAGTTCGTGGAGCTAAGGGTCCATCCCGCTCTCGTTCCCCAGCGGGAAATGATCGCCAAGGTCGAAGGTGTGATGAACGGTATCAGCGTCATAGGCGACAAAGTGGGCGAAACGATGTACTACGGTCCCGGTGCGGGCGGTGACGCCACGGCGAGCGCGGTCATCAGCGACATCATCGCCATCGCCCGCGGCGGCAAATCCTCCCCGATGCTCGGGTTCAAACGGCCGCTGGAGAGCGGGTTGAAACTTCTTGCAAAAGAGGCTGTCGTCAGCAAGTACTACCTGCGCCTCGAGGTGGCCGACCGGCCGGGCGTACTCGCGAAGGTGAGCCAGGTGATGGGCGAGGAGAGAATATCCATCGAGACGATGCTTCAGCGACCCGGAAGCGGGGAATCGGCGTCCCTTCTTCTAGCGACGCATGCCTGCGAAGAGCGGGCGATGCAGGAGGCGCTCAAACGGCTTTTCGAGCTCGAAAGCGTCAAAGAGCGTCCCGTGATGATACGCATCGAAAACTGA
- a CDS encoding molybdopterin oxidoreductase family protein, with translation MMDYTEIESVCTYCGVGCDIVAQVDGNRIERIYAEKDGYVSQGKLCVKGKYGFDFVHAGDRLKAPRISRRFLEKNPHIEARVRSALKKLDETWFETDLETAVEAAAMKLTEIRKEYGDESFCAIGGARTSCESAYLFQKFCRDSMNSPHVDNCARVCHSPSLKGMRATIGEGAATNPYNDIYESEFILIIGSNTTEAHPIVANRIIDAARLHDNVAVIDVREIKMMKYAKHRAIIPHEANLLVLNMMARVIIEEELYNRKFVETRTRGFDAFREAIMNDPYADPLFFRSIPGYEHLATKIPVIAREYALKKSMIFWGLGVTEHIDGSYAVMAITHLALLTGNIGKTGAGLMPLRGQNNVQGACDMGCLPYYAPDYQQPEKVGLMTPQLVDAMLEGKIKALLNMGEDIAHIHPNQNKIDRALGELDFIMVQELFMTEIAKRADIVVGVKSAYEKEGVYVNAMRRLHLSQPLVESDLPDDWEVIKMLDNAMGGDYDYKSSEDVWNEVREVAHRRFSGASYLRLRRHRKRGLQWPVYIEDTPVLHLLDFRTEDGLGRYVYHQYEPRGMVEELVESGEVKEGFYLTTGRTLPQYNNAAQSGRSGKLNGRYEEDILLACEGDRDRFPQTEYVVLRSRYGKSAPLRVKFSEKIEPDTLFVTFHHARSRINSLFGDESDELILTAAFKSVKVEVLPA, from the coding sequence ATGATGGATTATACGGAAATTGAAAGCGTCTGTACCTATTGCGGTGTCGGCTGCGATATTGTCGCCCAGGTTGATGGGAACAGGATAGAAAGAATCTATGCCGAGAAAGATGGCTATGTCAGTCAGGGGAAGCTCTGCGTCAAAGGGAAGTACGGATTCGATTTCGTCCACGCGGGCGATCGACTAAAAGCCCCGCGTATCTCCCGAAGATTCCTGGAAAAAAACCCTCACATCGAAGCGCGCGTGCGGAGCGCTTTGAAGAAGCTCGATGAGACCTGGTTCGAAACCGATCTTGAGACCGCCGTGGAGGCGGCGGCCATGAAACTGACCGAAATACGGAAAGAGTACGGGGATGAAAGCTTCTGCGCCATCGGCGGGGCCCGCACCAGCTGCGAGAGCGCCTACCTGTTCCAGAAATTCTGCCGCGATTCGATGAACTCCCCCCACGTGGACAACTGTGCCCGGGTCTGCCACTCCCCCAGCCTCAAGGGGATGCGGGCCACGATCGGCGAGGGGGCGGCCACCAATCCCTACAACGATATCTACGAGAGCGAATTCATCCTGATCATCGGCTCCAACACCACCGAGGCGCATCCCATCGTCGCCAACCGCATCATCGACGCCGCGCGGCTGCACGACAATGTGGCGGTGATCGACGTACGGGAGATCAAGATGATGAAATACGCCAAACACAGGGCGATCATCCCTCATGAAGCGAATCTGCTGGTTCTTAACATGATGGCGCGTGTCATCATCGAGGAGGAGCTCTACAACAGAAAGTTCGTCGAGACGCGGACGAGGGGTTTTGACGCCTTTCGGGAGGCGATCATGAACGATCCCTACGCCGATCCGCTCTTTTTCCGCTCCATCCCCGGATACGAACACCTCGCGACGAAGATTCCCGTCATCGCCCGGGAGTACGCCCTGAAAAAATCGATGATCTTCTGGGGGTTGGGTGTCACCGAACACATCGACGGCAGTTACGCCGTCATGGCGATCACCCACCTGGCGCTGCTGACAGGCAACATTGGCAAAACGGGCGCGGGTCTGATGCCGCTTCGGGGACAGAACAACGTCCAGGGGGCCTGTGACATGGGATGCCTGCCCTACTACGCCCCCGATTACCAGCAGCCCGAAAAGGTGGGGCTGATGACTCCCCAGCTTGTCGACGCGATGCTGGAGGGAAAAATCAAGGCGCTGCTCAATATGGGCGAGGATATCGCCCACATCCACCCCAATCAGAACAAGATCGACCGGGCGCTGGGGGAACTCGATTTCATCATGGTGCAGGAGCTCTTCATGACCGAAATCGCCAAACGGGCCGACATCGTCGTCGGGGTCAAATCGGCCTACGAAAAAGAGGGCGTCTACGTCAACGCGATGCGGCGGCTCCATCTTTCGCAGCCGCTGGTCGAATCGGACCTTCCCGATGACTGGGAGGTCATAAAGATGCTCGACAACGCGATGGGAGGCGACTACGACTACAAAAGCAGCGAAGATGTCTGGAACGAGGTGCGGGAGGTGGCGCACCGCCGTTTCAGCGGTGCCAGCTATCTGCGGTTGAGACGGCACCGCAAAAGGGGATTGCAGTGGCCTGTCTACATCGAAGATACGCCGGTGCTCCATCTGCTCGACTTCAGAACCGAGGACGGACTGGGACGGTACGTTTACCATCAGTACGAACCAAGAGGGATGGTCGAGGAGCTCGTCGAGTCGGGGGAGGTGAAAGAGGGTTTCTATCTGACGACGGGCCGGACGCTGCCACAGTACAACAATGCGGCCCAGAGCGGCCGCAGCGGGAAACTCAACGGCCGCTACGAAGAGGATATTTTGCTCGCATGCGAAGGGGATCGTGACCGTTTTCCGCAGACAGAGTACGTGGTGCTTCGAAGCCGTTACGGAAAGAGCGCTCCGCTGCGGGTGAAATTCAGCGAAAAGATAGAGCCCGATACGCTTTTTGTCACGTTCCATCACGCCCGCTCCCGTATCAACTCCCTTTTTGGCGACGAGAGCGACGAGCTGATCCTCACAGCCGCCTTCAAATCGGTCAAGGTCGAGGTGCTTCCCGCATGA
- a CDS encoding YraN family protein, with translation MSRAVGNRAETIATEFLMRQGCRIVDRNVYSRFGEIDIVAEKAGVLRFVEVKSGTTFEPIYNITPAKLGRLIRSIEAYLKKNRLDLPFQLDAVIVRGTACEWVENITI, from the coding sequence ATGAGCCGGGCGGTCGGAAACCGGGCCGAGACGATCGCTACCGAATTTCTGATGCGGCAGGGGTGCCGTATCGTCGACCGCAATGTCTATTCGCGGTTCGGGGAGATCGACATCGTGGCGGAAAAGGCCGGCGTACTCCGTTTCGTGGAAGTCAAGAGCGGCACGACCTTCGAGCCGATCTACAACATCACACCCGCCAAACTCGGCAGGCTGATACGCTCCATCGAAGCCTACCTCAAAAAAAACCGTCTCGACCTGCCCTTTCAGCTGGATGCGGTGATCGTCAGGGGCACGGCCTGCGAATGGGTGGAGAATATAACGATTTAA
- the trxA gene encoding thioredoxin codes for MGKYIELNSGNFDETVKEGVTLVDFWAPWCGPCRMIAPVIEELAEEYEGKAKIAKVNTDEEQDLAIKFGIRSIPSILFFKDGQVVDQMVGAASKQAFAEKLDALLK; via the coding sequence ATGGGTAAATATATCGAGCTTAACAGCGGAAATTTCGACGAAACGGTGAAAGAGGGTGTGACACTGGTCGATTTCTGGGCACCCTGGTGCGGACCGTGCCGAATGATCGCACCGGTCATCGAAGAGCTGGCCGAAGAGTACGAAGGAAAAGCGAAAATCGCGAAAGTGAATACGGACGAAGAGCAGGATCTGGCGATCAAATTCGGTATCCGCTCTATTCCGAGCATCCTGTTTTTCAAGGATGGTCAGGTTGTCGATCAGATGGTCGGTGCCGCTTCCAAGCAGGCATTCGCCGAAAAACTCGACGCACTTCTGAAATAA
- the trxB gene encoding thioredoxin-disulfide reductase, whose protein sequence is MLDLAIVGGGPAGLTAGLYATRGGLENVVMYEKGMPGGAITQSSEVENYPGITEVVTGMELMQDWPKQCMRFGLKHEMAEVSRVSRPQGRCFTIELSDGTSVSAKSVIVCTGSTPRRAGFKGENEFFGRGVSTCATCDGFFYREKEVAVIGGGDTALEEALYLANICSKVYLVHRRDEFRAAPSTVRRVLENEKIVPILKAVPEEVYGDAMGVQGLRVKKKESGEIVDIPVPGVFVFVGNDVNNQVLKQADGSFLCDVNEWGEVVVDLAMRTSEEGLFAAGDVRMMAPKQVVCAAGDGANAAIGAIAYVEYLHRENLC, encoded by the coding sequence ATGTTGGATCTGGCGATAGTCGGCGGAGGGCCTGCGGGTCTTACCGCCGGTCTCTATGCGACCCGCGGTGGTCTCGAAAATGTCGTGATGTACGAAAAGGGGATGCCCGGCGGGGCGATCACCCAAAGCAGCGAGGTCGAAAACTACCCGGGCATCACCGAGGTGGTGACGGGAATGGAGCTAATGCAGGATTGGCCCAAACAGTGCATGCGTTTTGGTCTCAAGCACGAGATGGCCGAGGTCTCCCGTGTGAGCCGGCCCCAGGGACGCTGCTTCACCATCGAATTGAGCGACGGGACATCGGTGAGCGCCAAGAGCGTCATCGTCTGCACGGGAAGCACGCCCCGGCGCGCGGGTTTTAAGGGCGAGAACGAGTTTTTCGGCCGGGGAGTCAGTACCTGCGCCACCTGCGATGGCTTTTTCTACAGAGAAAAAGAGGTCGCCGTCATCGGCGGCGGGGATACCGCGCTGGAAGAGGCGCTCTACCTGGCCAACATATGCTCCAAAGTCTACCTGGTGCATCGGCGTGACGAGTTTCGTGCCGCCCCCTCGACCGTACGCCGCGTTCTTGAAAACGAAAAGATCGTTCCAATCCTCAAGGCCGTGCCCGAAGAGGTCTATGGTGACGCGATGGGTGTTCAGGGACTGAGAGTCAAAAAGAAAGAGAGCGGCGAAATCGTCGACATCCCCGTGCCGGGTGTTTTCGTGTTCGTCGGCAACGATGTCAACAATCAGGTGCTCAAACAGGCCGACGGCTCTTTTCTCTGCGACGTGAACGAATGGGGCGAAGTCGTGGTCGATCTGGCGATGAGAACGAGCGAAGAAGGGCTTTTCGCCGCGGGCGACGTGCGCATGATGGCCCCCAAGCAGGTGGTCTGCGCCGCGGGTGACGGAGCCAATGCGGCGATCGGCGCGATCGCCTATGTCGAATATCTACATCGGGAGAACTTATGCTAA
- the dapB gene encoding 4-hydroxy-tetrahydrodipicolinate reductase, with the protein MLRVGVYGANGRVGQLLVKNLSEDPQTEVAALCERDRIDFHAPEGSVVTNDAKIFLDSCDAAIDFTVPEATEALLKAAIERPRPLVIGTTGLNDAQRALLEEASEIMPVLYATNMSAGIALLKKLVQMTAEKLGDFDIEIVEQHHRYKKDAPSGTALTLAEYAAKGRGLDLENVRVSCRDGMTGERKKEEIGVMAIRGGDVVGRHTVGFYNDGEFIELNHTATSRETFSKGAVRACKWLVNQPAGLYDISDCLGL; encoded by the coding sequence ATGCTAAGAGTCGGAGTTTACGGAGCGAACGGCCGAGTGGGGCAGCTCCTTGTAAAAAATCTTTCGGAAGATCCGCAAACCGAAGTCGCCGCCTTGTGCGAACGTGACCGTATCGATTTTCATGCGCCAGAGGGTTCGGTCGTGACCAACGACGCGAAGATCTTTCTTGACAGTTGCGATGCCGCCATCGATTTTACGGTGCCGGAAGCGACCGAAGCGCTTCTTAAAGCGGCGATCGAGCGCCCGCGTCCGCTGGTGATCGGTACAACGGGACTGAATGATGCGCAGCGGGCGCTGCTGGAAGAGGCGAGCGAAATCATGCCGGTCCTATACGCCACCAACATGTCCGCAGGCATCGCTTTGCTGAAAAAACTGGTGCAGATGACGGCGGAAAAGCTTGGGGATTTCGACATCGAAATCGTCGAGCAGCATCACCGGTACAAGAAGGATGCGCCGAGCGGAACGGCTTTGACCCTTGCCGAATACGCTGCCAAAGGGCGGGGTCTCGATCTCGAGAATGTCCGTGTCAGCTGTCGGGACGGCATGACGGGTGAAAGAAAAAAAGAGGAGATCGGTGTCATGGCGATTCGCGGCGGCGACGTGGTGGGGCGCCATACGGTCGGATTCTACAACGATGGAGAGTTCATCGAGCTCAACCATACGGCCACGAGCCGGGAAACCTTCTCGAAAGGGGCGGTGCGTGCCTGCAAATGGCTGGTGAACCAGCCGGCAGGTCTTTACGATATCAGCGATTGTCTGGGACTTTGA
- the purF gene encoding amidophosphoribosyltransferase, producing the protein MERFLNEKCAVVGVFDVKGAAQIAFFGLFALQHRGQEAAGICSNKDGKFKMIKDRGLVTRVFTEKKIKKLKGDMAIGHTRYSTAGDDSILDAQPVFARYDLGEIAIVHNGNLTNAQEVRDQLIKRGAIFQTFMDTENMIHLVAKSEKDRLIDRIIDALHKIEGAYSFVIQSRSKMYAIRDRFGFRPLSIARLGDGYMIASETCAFDLVGAEFIRDVKPGEMIIFEKGKPPKSIQVFEPNPHKCVFEYIYFARPDSIVFGKNVYSLRKRMGNELAKELPVEADMVVPVPDSGVAAALGYSQQSGIPFELGIMRNHYVGRTFIEPTQELRNLKVKMKLSPIREVIEGKRLIVIDDSIVRGTTSKQIVSMLKEAGAKEVHMRISSPPTTGPCYYGVDTPDKDKLISAQMSTEEVCDYIGADSLAFISINGMMRAVGDDQNYCKACFDGNYIV; encoded by the coding sequence ATGGAACGGTTTTTGAACGAAAAGTGTGCGGTTGTCGGGGTTTTCGACGTCAAGGGTGCGGCACAGATCGCCTTTTTCGGCCTTTTCGCCCTGCAGCACAGAGGTCAGGAGGCGGCGGGTATCTGCTCCAACAAGGATGGCAAATTCAAAATGATCAAAGACCGTGGACTCGTGACACGGGTTTTCACTGAAAAGAAGATCAAGAAACTCAAGGGCGACATGGCCATCGGCCACACCCGCTACTCCACGGCGGGAGACGACTCGATTCTGGATGCCCAGCCCGTTTTCGCCCGCTACGATCTGGGCGAGATTGCCATCGTTCACAACGGCAATCTGACCAATGCCCAGGAGGTCCGTGACCAGCTCATCAAACGCGGCGCCATCTTCCAGACCTTCATGGATACGGAAAACATGATCCACCTGGTCGCCAAAAGCGAGAAAGATCGGTTGATAGACCGCATCATCGACGCCCTGCACAAAATCGAAGGAGCCTACAGTTTCGTGATCCAGAGCCGAAGCAAAATGTACGCCATCCGCGATCGTTTCGGTTTCCGACCTCTCTCCATCGCAAGGCTCGGTGACGGGTACATGATCGCCAGCGAAACCTGTGCCTTCGACCTGGTCGGCGCGGAGTTCATCCGCGATGTGAAGCCTGGCGAGATGATCATTTTCGAAAAAGGGAAACCTCCGAAATCGATTCAGGTGTTCGAACCCAATCCGCACAAATGTGTTTTCGAATATATCTATTTCGCGCGGCCTGACAGCATCGTTTTTGGCAAAAATGTCTATTCGCTTCGAAAAAGGATGGGCAACGAACTGGCAAAGGAGCTTCCCGTCGAGGCCGACATGGTGGTACCGGTCCCCGACAGCGGCGTAGCGGCGGCACTGGGTTACTCCCAGCAAAGCGGTATCCCTTTCGAGCTCGGGATTATGAGAAATCACTATGTGGGCCGCACCTTCATCGAACCGACCCAGGAACTTCGCAACCTGAAAGTCAAGATGAAACTCAGCCCGATTCGGGAGGTGATCGAGGGCAAGCGCCTTATCGTGATCGATGACTCCATCGTTCGGGGAACCACCAGCAAGCAGATCGTCTCGATGCTCAAGGAGGCGGGAGCCAAAGAGGTGCACATGCGCATCTCTTCTCCTCCGACGACGGGACCCTGCTATTACGGAGTCGATACCCCGGACAAAGACAAATTGATCAGTGCCCAGATGAGTACCGAAGAGGTATGCGACTATATCGGCGCCGACTCCCTGGCATTCATCTCCATCAACGGCATGATGCGGGCGGTGGGTGATGATCAGAACTACTGCAAAGCCTGCTTCGACGGAAATTATATCGTCTAA
- a CDS encoding TIGR01212 family radical SAM protein (This family includes YhcC from E. coli K-12, an uncharacterized radical SAM protein.): MKKVFTIGRYFRRKFGEDVYKVPLSIQGFTCPNIDGTVAKGGCTFCLNESFSPNLAKASRKFYLHPDSKENPLLEKQLEQVRIQYRATSQRLAGKYGVRKFLAYFQSFTNTYAPIETLKALYEEALRQPGCIGLSIGTRSDSVTEEILDYLAELSRDHEIWIEYGIQSIYDETLEAINRGHDSANVREWIKKSKARGLRVCGHVIFGLPNETDEMMLDTVRESIAWGIDSIKIHPLYVVKNTALAIDFLKERFTPIDEERYIRLLVESIKMLPPHISIQRVTAGIDDDTLLAPEWCRNKHRQMKRIRRALKEAGYIY, from the coding sequence GTGAAAAAAGTATTCACGATCGGACGCTATTTTCGCAGGAAATTCGGCGAAGATGTCTACAAAGTTCCCCTCAGCATCCAGGGATTTACCTGCCCCAATATCGACGGAACCGTCGCCAAAGGGGGATGCACATTCTGCCTGAACGAATCGTTCAGTCCCAATCTCGCCAAAGCCTCCCGAAAATTCTATCTGCACCCCGACTCCAAAGAAAACCCTTTGCTGGAAAAACAGCTCGAGCAGGTGCGCATTCAGTACCGTGCGACCAGTCAGAGATTGGCCGGCAAGTACGGTGTACGGAAATTTCTCGCCTATTTCCAGTCGTTCACCAACACATACGCCCCGATCGAAACGCTCAAAGCGCTCTATGAAGAGGCTCTACGCCAGCCCGGTTGCATCGGCCTTTCCATCGGCACCCGAAGCGACAGCGTGACGGAGGAGATTCTCGACTATCTCGCCGAACTCTCCCGCGATCACGAAATCTGGATCGAATACGGCATCCAGTCGATCTACGACGAAACGCTCGAAGCGATCAACCGGGGACACGACAGCGCCAATGTCAGGGAGTGGATTAAAAAGAGCAAGGCACGGGGACTGCGGGTATGCGGCCATGTCATTTTCGGTCTGCCGAACGAAACGGATGAGATGATGCTCGATACCGTCCGGGAATCGATCGCATGGGGCATCGACTCCATCAAAATCCATCCCCTCTACGTCGTGAAAAATACCGCCCTGGCCATCGACTTTCTCAAAGAGCGCTTCACTCCCATCGACGAGGAGAGATACATCAGACTCCTGGTCGAATCGATCAAAATGCTGCCACCTCACATTTCCATCCAGCGCGTTACCGCCGGCATCGACGACGACACCCTCCTGGCTCCCGAATGGTGCCGCAACAAACATCGGCAGATGAAGCGTATCCGCCGAGCCCTCAAAGAGGCGGGGTATATCTACTGA
- a CDS encoding DUF2393 family protein: MIHLTIVHWLVLIFFLALFILLVVISKKETRRNVFWSMVFASFLVTTTAAVFSMFVLDKYTKKGKLLAIENHRILRSEEIVFKGRVQNVGKFEIGECRLTIKMINNPVESGKLSGSQIYQPSGFGDFFKSRKENKSRPNTVKREFIVAKYLEPNEVRPFTVRMHYPPYFSKTRLIYKLHCH, from the coding sequence ATGATCCATTTGACCATTGTCCATTGGCTGGTATTGATCTTCTTCCTGGCCCTTTTTATTCTCCTTGTGGTCATCTCGAAAAAGGAGACGCGCCGCAACGTCTTCTGGTCCATGGTTTTCGCCTCCTTTCTCGTCACGACGACGGCGGCCGTCTTCAGTATGTTCGTTCTCGACAAATATACGAAAAAAGGGAAGCTTCTTGCGATCGAAAACCACAGGATTCTTAGATCGGAAGAGATCGTTTTCAAAGGGCGCGTCCAGAATGTCGGAAAATTCGAGATCGGAGAGTGCCGGCTGACGATCAAGATGATCAACAATCCGGTCGAATCGGGCAAACTGAGCGGAAGCCAGATCTATCAGCCCTCCGGCTTCGGTGATTTCTTCAAATCACGAAAAGAGAACAAATCACGTCCCAATACAGTCAAAAGAGAGTTTATCGTCGCCAAATACCTCGAACCCAACGAGGTGCGGCCCTTTACGGTACGGATGCACTATCCGCCCTACTTCTCCAAAACACGCCTGATCTACAAGCTGCACTGCCATTGA
- a CDS encoding DUF2393 family protein gives MTELLKHYLFYTFHSMTKFDVMAIGWILFLALLLVILAIFTKKRSFSYFLLFLGLLLLFIGPPAIKFAMDGYMRAADVTIERIKTLNYSHSLVVEGTVKNSGKIDFSSCDLLVLVYRPTKPLGRWAAYLKPLKVHAEHFGTFLERGASKPFRIIVDHFRKSDDFNVTVQARCYP, from the coding sequence ATGACTGAGCTTCTTAAACACTACCTTTTTTACACTTTTCACTCGATGACCAAATTTGATGTCATGGCCATCGGGTGGATACTTTTTCTCGCGCTATTGCTTGTGATTCTCGCCATATTCACCAAAAAGAGAAGTTTTTCCTATTTTCTACTTTTTCTGGGGCTTCTGCTTCTTTTCATTGGTCCTCCCGCGATCAAATTTGCCATGGATGGCTACATGCGCGCCGCGGATGTGACGATTGAGCGGATCAAAACCCTCAACTACAGCCATTCGCTTGTCGTGGAGGGCACCGTAAAAAACAGTGGCAAAATCGACTTCAGCTCCTGCGACCTGCTTGTTTTGGTCTATCGTCCGACAAAACCGCTGGGCCGCTGGGCCGCCTACCTCAAACCCCTGAAAGTTCATGCGGAGCACTTCGGCACCTTTTTGGAAAGGGGCGCTTCTAAACCCTTCAGGATAATCGTCGATCATTTCAGGAAGAGTGATGATTTCAACGTGACCGTACAGGCGAGGTGCTATCCATGA